A part of Candidatus Paceibacterota bacterium genomic DNA contains:
- a CDS encoding glycosyltransferase, producing MSSHSALVSILVPAYNAARYLPQLCESIQAQTYPHYEVLIGNDGSTDDTAAVAAPFLRDTRFRLLQWQPNRGLNVAWGLLLSAMKGEYWCCPGADDVLHPSFLERRVEVMESNRQACLVHGPPELIDESGNPPQRGPGLLDLPTQLCPPRSLEVLLEHNVINQPSTLVRASVTRQVLSFYRWEWAYSPDWFLWVLHAATGLDLIWDPQILIKYRVHSSSLSCAPEKDFVRRAEVRLVPVVALRTAAQFSQWAAKSWSWWGRTLYRRWLRQAAALKWKGGLRDEWLQLAAHAYYGARGRRASLGIELARHAVGLLAADFRHRRAQGRQRFIVSGLAQIEDPIFR from the coding sequence ATGAGTTCCCACTCGGCATTGGTCAGCATTTTGGTGCCGGCATACAATGCGGCCCGCTATCTACCCCAGTTATGCGAGTCCATCCAGGCCCAGACCTACCCGCACTACGAGGTGCTCATCGGCAACGACGGCTCAACCGACGACACCGCCGCCGTGGCGGCTCCTTTCCTTCGCGACACGCGTTTTCGTCTGCTGCAATGGCAACCGAACCGGGGCCTGAACGTGGCGTGGGGCCTTTTGCTCTCCGCCATGAAAGGAGAATACTGGTGTTGCCCGGGGGCGGACGATGTGCTTCATCCTTCGTTCCTGGAGAGGCGGGTGGAGGTTATGGAGTCAAATCGTCAAGCCTGTCTGGTGCACGGTCCGCCGGAGTTGATTGACGAGTCCGGGAACCCCCCTCAGCGTGGCCCCGGCTTACTAGATCTCCCCACGCAACTCTGTCCGCCCCGCAGCCTGGAGGTGCTCTTGGAGCACAACGTCATCAACCAGCCATCCACGCTGGTGCGCGCCAGTGTGACCAGGCAGGTGCTTTCCTTCTACCGCTGGGAGTGGGCCTATTCGCCCGACTGGTTCCTCTGGGTTCTGCACGCGGCGACGGGTCTCGATTTGATATGGGACCCGCAGATTCTGATCAAATACCGGGTCCATTCCAGTTCGCTGAGTTGTGCGCCGGAAAAAGACTTCGTGCGCCGGGCTGAGGTGCGGTTGGTGCCAGTGGTGGCGTTGCGGACGGCAGCGCAGTTCTCACAGTGGGCCGCGAAGAGTTGGAGCTGGTGGGGACGGACTCTCTACCGGCGCTGGCTGCGGCAGGCGGCGGCGCTGAAGTGGAAGGGCGGGCTAAGGGACGAATGGCTGCAATTGGCCGCGCATGCGTACTACGGCGCAAGAGGAAGACGGGCTTCGCTTGGGATCGAGTTGGCGAGGCATGCGGTGGGATTATTGGCGGCGGATTTCAGGCACCGCCGCGCTCAGGGGCGGCAGCGATTCATCGTTTCCGGCTTGGCGCAGATCGAGGACCCGATATTCAGGTGA
- the pdxA gene encoding 4-hydroxythreonine-4-phosphate dehydrogenase PdxA, with the protein MRIGISLGDITGIGPEVTLKALALDAQEGDTSYLLIGDTRHTLRLNEQLGLKLPLQPCAAQRQAGRFALCQPLPDVLPENPAPGSPAAARAAVAWVREGAERCLRRELAALVTAPVNKEAIVRSGQTFVGQTEMLSQLAGTQHTAMMLLGQDDRGRWLRVALATTHLPIKHVSDHLTKAKIEMVIELAAQACRDLGLPRARIAVCGLNPHAGEGGEMGTEEQTTITPAVNAARSRQMDVTGPLAADALFYHAFKGEFDAVVAMYHDQGLAPLKMVAFESGVNWTLGLPFIRTSPDHGTAYDIAGQGKANPSSMLAAIRLARQLASRKRPREEVS; encoded by the coding sequence ATGCGGATTGGCATTTCTCTGGGTGACATCACAGGCATCGGCCCGGAAGTTACCCTCAAAGCCCTGGCGCTTGACGCACAGGAGGGCGACACAAGTTATCTGTTGATTGGTGACACCCGCCACACGCTCCGCCTCAATGAGCAGCTCGGGCTGAAGCTTCCGCTGCAACCTTGCGCCGCCCAGCGCCAGGCCGGCCGTTTTGCCCTCTGCCAACCCTTGCCGGACGTCCTGCCGGAAAATCCGGCTCCCGGCTCACCGGCAGCCGCGCGGGCAGCCGTCGCCTGGGTCCGCGAAGGCGCGGAGCGCTGTTTGCGCCGCGAGTTGGCGGCGCTGGTCACCGCGCCGGTAAACAAGGAAGCAATCGTGCGGTCCGGACAAACTTTCGTCGGGCAAACTGAAATGCTCTCCCAGCTTGCCGGAACCCAACACACGGCCATGATGTTGCTCGGGCAGGACGATCGCGGCCGCTGGCTGCGCGTCGCCCTGGCGACGACTCACCTGCCGATCAAACACGTCTCCGATCATCTGACGAAAGCCAAGATCGAAATGGTCATCGAACTGGCGGCGCAAGCCTGCCGCGATCTCGGCCTGCCGCGCGCCCGCATCGCCGTTTGCGGCCTGAACCCGCACGCGGGTGAAGGAGGCGAAATGGGAACGGAAGAGCAGACCACCATCACCCCGGCCGTCAACGCAGCCCGCAGCCGGCAGATGGATGTCACGGGGCCACTGGCCGCTGACGCGCTCTTCTACCACGCTTTCAAAGGCGAGTTCGACGCCGTGGTGGCGATGTACCACGATCAAGGCCTGGCCCCGCTCAAGATGGTCGCCTTCGAGTCGGGCGTGAACTGGACTCTCGGCCTGCCCTTCATCCGCACATCCCCCGATCACGGCACCGCCTACGATATCGCCGGCCAGGGCAAAGCGAACCCTTCCAGCATGCTGGCCGCTATCCGGTTGGCCAGGCAGTTGGCCAGCCGGAAGCGCCCCCGAGAGGAAGTCTCTTAA
- a CDS encoding peptidylprolyl isomerase produces the protein MRVIWTMLIAGAVAASTLSLRAESAMVNGITAVVHDSPITFGEVMNLSLPAEQLIRQQHSFQPDTVQQKVIAARTDSREELLQRQLVLHDFRTMFGNPDQMAKIEQLIRKNVDQAIEAEIRSRHGGSRISFIRTLQAQGITLERYRQQLRDRFIINDLRQKNVSSEIIVSPHRIETYYLAHREEFKVEDEVKLRMIVLGCPSESEAPRIERLAEDILQKLKQGATFAEMATIHSEGSQRNQGGDLGWWEPSRLTKRLADTAASLQAGQYSGVLGRSAGDNHWVYQYDNGVPTLARRYEADVALKKHAMVEERRLEGASALTNLPPPIEFYLMFVEDKRPARFKTLAEVREQIEKDLQTAEQRRLEKQYVDRLEKKTFIKRF, from the coding sequence ATGAGAGTGATCTGGACCATGCTGATCGCCGGGGCGGTCGCCGCCTCCACGCTGTCCCTTCGCGCGGAGTCCGCGATGGTGAACGGGATTACGGCCGTGGTGCATGATTCCCCCATCACCTTTGGCGAAGTGATGAACCTCTCGCTGCCGGCAGAGCAATTAATCCGGCAACAACACTCCTTTCAGCCCGATACGGTTCAGCAGAAGGTGATCGCTGCCCGCACCGACAGCCGGGAAGAATTGCTGCAACGGCAGTTGGTCCTGCACGATTTCAGGACCATGTTCGGCAACCCCGATCAGATGGCCAAGATTGAACAGTTGATCCGCAAGAATGTTGATCAGGCGATCGAAGCGGAAATCCGCTCGCGCCACGGCGGCAGCCGCATATCTTTCATCCGCACACTGCAGGCGCAAGGCATCACGCTGGAGCGGTATCGGCAGCAACTTCGCGACCGCTTTATCATTAACGATCTGCGCCAGAAGAACGTCTCATCCGAAATCATCGTCTCCCCGCACCGGATCGAAACCTACTACCTGGCGCACCGTGAGGAGTTCAAGGTCGAAGACGAGGTCAAGCTGCGGATGATCGTGCTGGGGTGTCCCAGCGAGAGCGAGGCCCCACGAATCGAGAGACTGGCAGAAGACATCCTGCAGAAGCTCAAGCAAGGGGCCACCTTTGCCGAGATGGCCACGATTCATTCAGAGGGGTCGCAGCGCAACCAGGGCGGAGATTTGGGCTGGTGGGAGCCATCGCGGTTGACCAAACGCCTGGCCGACACCGCGGCTTCGCTGCAAGCGGGACAGTACAGCGGAGTGCTGGGCCGGTCGGCCGGCGATAATCACTGGGTTTATCAATACGACAATGGCGTGCCCACGTTGGCCCGCCGCTACGAGGCGGATGTGGCATTAAAAAAGCACGCCATGGTGGAGGAGCGCCGGCTGGAGGGCGCTTCGGCGCTCACCAACCTGCCGCCCCCAATCGAGTTCTACCTGATGTTCGTGGAAGATAAGCGCCCCGCCAGGTTCAAGACGCTGGCCGAGGTGCGCGAGCAGATTGAAAAGGACTTGCAGACGGCGGAGCAACGACGCCTCGAAAAGCAGTATGTTGACCGGCTCGAAAAGAAGACCTTCATCAAGCGCTTCTAA
- a CDS encoding tRNA uridine-5-carboxymethylaminomethyl(34) synthesis enzyme MnmG: MFVFPKHYDVIVVGAGHAGVEAALAAARMDCKTLLLTINADTVCQLSCNPAIGGIAKGHLVREIDALGGEMAKTTDVTGLQFRVLNRKKGPAVWAPRAQCDKKAYQFRMKWVCERQPNLDLRQAKCSRLLHKDGQAYGVQTNLDVQYHGTTVILTTGTFLNGLMHIGQNQQHGGRSGEATAEDLSNSLRDAGLELGRLKTGTPPRLLRRSIDFSQTELQPGDTPVPFFTHWKDDLFHVEQSVEIEPRTEEPPEEISAFHVEHSKEYPPNSVLERLGGQLPCHITHTTKATADLIRANLHRSPLYAGAIQGIGPRYCPSIEDKIVRFAHKEFHQVFLEPEGISTDEIYVNGLSTSLPFDVQVELVRTMVGCADAEILRPGYAVEYDFCYPTQLYPSLETKACHNLYLAGQINGTSGYEEAAAQGLMAGINATRRTRNLDPIVLRRNQAYIGVLIDDLVTKGTTEPYRMFTSRAEHRLLLRQDNADARLCALGYEVGLLPKRHYLQFKAKQEAIETEVARLHSTHRNSQSLAQLLRQPGTRYTDIIYTNTLLSDNVMQGVEIAIKYEGYIARQENEVARLKGLEDKQIPQGFDYTQVPSLRNEARHKLMKIRPATLGQASRISGVSPSDIGILMVWLKRGAAGNQAAAD; the protein is encoded by the coding sequence ATGTTTGTATTCCCGAAACATTATGATGTCATAGTCGTCGGGGCTGGCCATGCCGGAGTTGAGGCTGCACTAGCCGCAGCTAGGATGGACTGCAAGACACTGCTGCTCACGATAAACGCGGATACGGTATGCCAACTATCCTGCAACCCCGCGATCGGTGGCATCGCTAAAGGCCATCTGGTCCGAGAGATTGATGCGCTCGGCGGCGAGATGGCCAAGACGACCGACGTAACCGGATTACAGTTCCGAGTCCTTAACCGCAAGAAGGGACCGGCTGTCTGGGCACCGCGCGCGCAGTGTGACAAGAAGGCATATCAGTTCAGGATGAAATGGGTCTGCGAGCGGCAGCCGAACCTCGATCTAAGGCAAGCCAAATGTTCCAGGCTCCTCCATAAAGACGGCCAGGCTTACGGCGTCCAGACAAACTTGGATGTCCAGTATCACGGCACCACCGTAATTCTCACCACGGGCACATTCTTGAATGGCCTGATGCACATCGGCCAGAATCAACAACATGGCGGACGTTCCGGAGAAGCGACTGCGGAGGATTTGTCGAATTCTTTGCGAGATGCAGGGCTGGAGCTTGGCCGACTAAAGACGGGCACCCCACCGCGCCTGCTCCGTCGTTCAATTGATTTCTCCCAAACTGAATTGCAGCCCGGAGACACTCCAGTACCCTTCTTCACTCACTGGAAGGATGATTTGTTCCACGTGGAACAAAGCGTGGAGATTGAACCCCGCACAGAGGAACCCCCAGAAGAGATTTCCGCGTTCCACGTGGAACATTCCAAGGAATACCCACCCAATTCCGTGCTGGAGCGCCTTGGCGGACAACTCCCATGTCACATCACCCACACCACCAAAGCAACCGCCGACCTAATCCGGGCCAATTTGCACCGATCTCCACTTTACGCCGGGGCAATCCAAGGAATCGGCCCGCGTTATTGCCCGTCCATAGAAGACAAAATCGTCAGGTTCGCGCACAAGGAATTTCATCAGGTATTCCTGGAGCCCGAAGGCATTAGCACAGACGAGATTTACGTTAACGGGCTTTCCACCTCCTTGCCATTCGATGTTCAGGTAGAGTTGGTCCGCACAATGGTCGGCTGTGCGGATGCAGAGATTTTGCGCCCTGGCTACGCCGTAGAATACGACTTCTGCTACCCAACCCAACTCTACCCGTCGCTTGAGACTAAGGCCTGTCACAACCTCTACCTGGCTGGCCAGATCAACGGCACATCAGGATATGAAGAAGCAGCCGCTCAAGGATTGATGGCCGGGATAAACGCAACACGGCGCACCCGAAATCTCGATCCTATCGTGCTCAGGAGAAACCAAGCCTACATCGGGGTCCTGATTGATGACCTGGTGACGAAGGGCACCACCGAGCCTTACCGTATGTTCACCTCCCGTGCCGAGCACCGCCTTCTCCTGCGTCAGGATAACGCCGATGCCCGCCTTTGCGCTCTGGGCTATGAAGTTGGCCTGCTGCCAAAACGCCATTACCTCCAATTCAAAGCCAAACAGGAGGCCATCGAAACCGAAGTCGCACGCTTGCACAGCACGCACCGCAACTCACAGTCCCTTGCCCAGTTGCTGCGCCAGCCAGGAACCAGATACACTGATATCATTTATACTAATACATTGTTATCAGATAACGTAATGCAAGGTGTGGAGATCGCCATCAAGTATGAGGGCTACATTGCCCGCCAGGAGAACGAGGTCGCCAGGCTCAAGGGCCTCGAGGACAAGCAAATCCCGCAAGGATTCGATTACACCCAGGTCCCCAGCCTGCGAAACGAGGCGCGGCATAAGTTGATGAAGATTCGTCCAGCCACGCTTGGCCAGGCTTCCCGCATCTCGGGGGTATCTCCCTCGGACATCGGGATTCTCATGGTCTGGCTGAAACGCGGCGCCGCCGGAAATCAGGCTGCGGCCGATTGA
- a CDS encoding acyl-[ACP]--phospholipid O-acyltransferase — MDQPEYRAGAAEPPQPPLRGFWSLIVTQFQGAFNDNAIKIVVTFVGLNMALAPAMHNALVPLTAGLFSLPFILFSMAGGFLADRFSKRTVTIGLKLLEILIMAFALGGLWLGSLPMGLAAIFLMGAQSAFFGPSKYGLLPELLPQRRLSWGNGILELGTFLAIITGMAAGGLLYSQFKGQQVWSAAVLIGFSVLGLACSFGITRLPAANPRKVFRANFLGDLCQQVKAMRRDKVLWLACLGNTYFWFIGQLLQQGVIDYGANVLELGEMRTTYLLTGLAIGIGVGSFAAGYLSGGKIEYGLVPLGSVGITVFAAVLWHPELSFGQILATVTALGFFGGFFIVPIAAILQHRPAKGEKGAMLAAANLLSSAGLFVAAGVYWVLAVGLQLGPRGVFVMGALMTLAATVYLVWLLPDALLRFVLWLLTQTVYRIQVNGRENIPGKGGALFVCNHLSLVDALLLLASTDRHVRFIMFKGIYEQPWVKPFARILRAIPISSELRPREMLQSLRTASEAIQAGEVVCIFAEGQITRIGHLLPFRRGFERIMKDVEAPIIPVALDGVWGSIFSFERGRFLWKLPRRIPYRVTVCFGQALPHTATPFEVRERVQELMAVAWERRKAHLKPLHRAFVRTARHHPFRTAMADAASPRLSFVAVLVRTIFLARRLRKVWAGQQMVGLLLPPSAPGALANFAALLMGKVPVNLNYTVSEETLGSCIKQCGIKTVLTSRAFLEKVKLKVPGETLLLEELVSRRPGQKLAALFMAWLLPVGWLERALGRKKRASLDDLATVIFSSGSTGEPKGVMLSHYNIGSNIEQLEQVFGLNRTDGFVGVLPFFHSFGFTGTLWLPAVLGVRVAYHPNPLDAKAIGPLVKDHALTFLLATPTFLQLYLRSCAAGDFGSLRVVMTGAEKLPERLAAAFEEQFGIRPLEGYGCTECGPAVAVNTHDFRSAGFRQVGAKRGKIGHPLPGVSVCIVEPETSTRLPVGQPGLMLVQGPNVMQGYLGLPAKTAEVLRDGWYVTGDIAAIDEDGFLQITDRLSRFSKIGGEMVPHIKIEEKLHELAGVTEQTFIVTGVPDEKKGERLIVLHKLSPEQLQPCLEKLAQCDLPNLWKPRPDQFFHLDALPYLGTGKVDLRKARDFAAARSTGPSSA, encoded by the coding sequence ATGGACCAGCCGGAATATCGCGCGGGAGCCGCGGAACCGCCCCAGCCGCCATTGCGGGGGTTCTGGAGTTTGATCGTCACGCAGTTCCAGGGAGCGTTCAACGACAACGCAATTAAGATCGTGGTGACGTTCGTGGGGCTGAACATGGCGCTCGCGCCGGCGATGCACAACGCCCTGGTGCCGCTGACGGCGGGGTTGTTCTCGCTGCCGTTCATATTGTTCTCGATGGCGGGAGGTTTCCTGGCGGATCGATTCAGCAAGCGGACGGTGACGATCGGCTTGAAGTTGCTGGAAATTCTCATCATGGCATTTGCGTTGGGAGGCTTGTGGCTGGGAAGCCTGCCGATGGGGCTGGCGGCGATTTTCCTGATGGGCGCCCAGAGCGCGTTCTTTGGCCCGTCGAAGTACGGCTTGCTGCCGGAGTTGCTGCCACAACGGCGGCTTTCGTGGGGCAACGGGATCCTGGAGCTGGGGACGTTCCTCGCGATCATCACCGGCATGGCCGCGGGAGGGCTGCTCTATAGCCAGTTCAAAGGGCAGCAGGTTTGGTCCGCTGCGGTGCTGATCGGTTTCTCGGTGCTCGGCCTGGCGTGCAGCTTTGGCATCACGCGGCTGCCGGCGGCAAATCCGCGCAAGGTGTTCCGGGCCAACTTCCTGGGCGACCTCTGCCAGCAAGTGAAGGCGATGCGCCGGGACAAGGTGCTGTGGCTGGCCTGCCTGGGGAACACCTACTTCTGGTTCATCGGGCAGTTGCTGCAGCAGGGGGTGATAGATTACGGGGCCAACGTGCTGGAGTTGGGCGAGATGCGCACGACCTACCTGCTCACGGGGCTGGCCATCGGGATCGGGGTGGGGAGTTTTGCGGCGGGATATCTGTCGGGCGGGAAGATCGAGTATGGACTGGTGCCGCTGGGGTCGGTGGGAATCACGGTGTTTGCGGCGGTGCTGTGGCACCCGGAGCTGAGCTTCGGGCAAATCCTGGCCACAGTGACAGCGCTGGGTTTCTTTGGTGGTTTCTTCATCGTGCCCATCGCGGCGATCCTCCAGCATCGACCGGCCAAAGGAGAGAAAGGAGCGATGTTGGCGGCGGCGAACCTGTTGTCGTCGGCGGGGCTGTTTGTGGCGGCGGGGGTGTATTGGGTGCTGGCGGTGGGGTTGCAGCTTGGGCCGCGCGGCGTGTTCGTCATGGGCGCGTTGATGACGCTGGCGGCAACGGTGTACTTGGTGTGGCTGCTGCCGGACGCGCTGCTGCGGTTTGTCCTGTGGCTGCTGACTCAGACAGTGTATCGCATCCAGGTCAATGGCCGCGAGAACATTCCCGGCAAAGGCGGTGCTCTGTTTGTCTGCAACCACCTTTCGCTGGTGGACGCGCTGCTGCTGCTGGCGTCCACCGACCGGCATGTGCGGTTCATCATGTTCAAGGGCATCTACGAGCAGCCGTGGGTAAAGCCGTTTGCGCGCATCCTGCGCGCCATCCCCATCTCCTCGGAGCTTCGCCCGCGCGAAATGCTCCAGTCTCTGCGCACGGCTAGCGAGGCGATCCAAGCCGGAGAGGTGGTCTGCATCTTCGCCGAAGGCCAAATCACGCGCATCGGCCACCTGCTGCCTTTCCGCCGCGGCTTCGAGCGCATTATGAAAGACGTCGAAGCGCCGATCATCCCGGTGGCGCTGGACGGCGTGTGGGGAAGCATCTTCAGTTTCGAGCGGGGGCGCTTCCTCTGGAAGCTGCCGCGGCGGATTCCGTATCGCGTGACGGTGTGCTTCGGCCAGGCCCTGCCGCATACCGCCACGCCATTCGAGGTGCGGGAGCGCGTGCAGGAACTCATGGCCGTGGCGTGGGAACGCCGCAAGGCACACCTCAAACCGCTGCACCGCGCATTCGTCCGGACGGCCCGGCACCATCCCTTCCGAACTGCGATGGCGGATGCGGCCTCACCCAGGTTGAGCTTCGTCGCGGTGCTCGTGCGAACCATCTTTCTGGCGCGGCGGCTCAGGAAAGTCTGGGCGGGACAGCAAATGGTGGGGCTGCTGTTGCCGCCGTCGGCGCCAGGCGCGCTGGCCAACTTCGCGGCGCTGCTCATGGGCAAGGTGCCGGTCAACCTCAACTACACCGTGTCCGAAGAAACGCTGGGCTCCTGCATTAAGCAGTGCGGCATCAAGACCGTGCTAACGTCGCGGGCTTTCCTCGAGAAGGTGAAACTCAAGGTGCCCGGAGAAACGCTGCTGCTGGAGGAATTGGTGAGTCGGAGACCGGGGCAGAAGCTCGCCGCGCTGTTCATGGCCTGGTTGCTCCCGGTCGGCTGGCTGGAGCGTGCGTTGGGGCGGAAGAAGCGGGCGTCGCTGGACGATTTGGCGACGGTGATCTTCTCCAGTGGCAGCACCGGCGAACCGAAAGGCGTGATGCTCAGCCACTACAACATCGGCTCAAATATCGAGCAACTTGAACAGGTGTTTGGTTTGAACCGCACCGACGGCTTCGTGGGTGTGCTGCCGTTTTTCCATTCGTTTGGCTTCACGGGCACGCTGTGGCTGCCGGCCGTGCTGGGGGTGCGGGTAGCCTACCACCCCAACCCGCTCGACGCCAAAGCCATCGGCCCGCTGGTCAAGGACCACGCGCTGACGTTCCTGTTGGCGACGCCCACCTTCCTGCAGCTCTACCTGCGCAGTTGTGCGGCGGGCGACTTCGGCAGCTTGCGCGTGGTGATGACCGGCGCCGAGAAATTGCCCGAGCGGCTGGCGGCGGCATTCGAGGAACAATTCGGCATCCGCCCGCTCGAAGGCTACGGCTGCACCGAATGCGGTCCCGCGGTGGCGGTCAACACGCACGACTTCCGCTCCGCCGGCTTCCGGCAGGTCGGCGCCAAGCGGGGGAAGATCGGCCACCCGCTCCCCGGCGTGAGCGTGTGCATCGTCGAGCCGGAGACTTCCACGCGTCTGCCGGTCGGCCAGCCCGGATTGATGCTCGTGCAAGGCCCTAATGTCATGCAGGGTTATCTTGGCCTCCCGGCCAAAACCGCCGAGGTGCTGCGCGACGGCTGGTATGTCACCGGCGACATCGCGGCCATTGACGAAGATGGCTTCCTGCAAATCACCGACCGGCTCAGCCGTTTCAGCAAGATCGGCGGCGAGATGGTCCCGCACATCAAGATCGAAGAGAAGCTGCACGAGTTGGCCGGCGTGACCGAGCAAACGTTTATCGTCACCGGCGTGCCCGACGAGAAGAAAGGTGAGCGCCTCATCGTTCTGCACAAGCTCTCGCCGGAGCAGTTGCAACCCTGCCTGGAGAAACTGGCGCAGTGCGACCTGCCGAACCTCTGGAAGCCTCGCCCGGACCAGTTCTTCCACCTCGACGCCCTTCCCTACCTCGGCACCGGGAAGGTTGATTTGCGCAAAGCGCGCGATTTCGCCGCCGCCCGGAGCACGGGGCCAAGCTCTGCCTGA
- a CDS encoding metallophosphoesterase family protein, which yields MRIGVLSDTHNYLDRRIPHLFAGVDHILHAGDIGLPAILLELEQIAPVTAVAGNTDDPGFHYRLTELIALAGRKFLIQHIVNPHAPADPLQARLARERPDVVVFGHTHKQFCQTLHGTLFFNPGYAGKLRFGLDRSVAILHCDGKAVRAHYLPL from the coding sequence ATGAGGATCGGCGTCCTTTCCGACACCCATAATTACCTCGACCGCCGCATCCCGCACCTGTTCGCGGGCGTGGACCACATTCTCCACGCAGGCGACATCGGTTTGCCGGCCATCCTGCTTGAATTGGAGCAGATCGCCCCGGTGACCGCCGTCGCGGGCAATACCGATGATCCGGGCTTCCACTACCGGTTGACCGAACTCATCGCCCTTGCCGGCCGCAAGTTCCTCATCCAGCACATCGTCAACCCGCATGCGCCTGCCGATCCCCTGCAAGCCCGGCTCGCGCGGGAGCGCCCGGACGTGGTGGTCTTCGGCCACACGCACAAGCAATTCTGCCAAACCCTTCACGGCACGCTGTTCTTCAACCCGGGCTACGCCGGCAAGTTGCGGTTTGGCCTCGATCGTTCTGTCGCCATCCTGCACTGCGACGGGAAGGCGGTCCGCGCGCATTATTTGCCGCTGTAG
- a CDS encoding FkbM family methyltransferase translates to MSILATLSVKLHHISAFWRLRQHFNNPWLIAGLRLGLLKMEYFPYRISKDSHSYVLLGRPRTGSSTDLFVLREVLAEETYRDVLPLLPDRALRVVDIGANLGATTIWLSRKVRLKQAFCFEPEPDSFRLLRFNLAKNGCSCACAIPKAVGGKSRTARMVLDEHSPGGTNIYATPADNQASIGSSIEVVALSEWLRETPDQFDLLKMDCEGAEWEIVRNTPASELARFGAVAAEIHEDPERQQPVESFAELIESRGFKTIRWDRKSAGLYFGIRDSERKA, encoded by the coding sequence ATGAGTATTCTTGCGACGCTGAGCGTGAAATTGCATCACATCTCCGCCTTCTGGAGATTGCGGCAGCATTTCAACAATCCCTGGCTGATTGCCGGCCTTAGACTCGGCCTGCTCAAGATGGAATATTTTCCGTACAGGATCAGCAAAGACTCCCACAGTTACGTGCTGCTGGGCCGCCCGAGGACCGGCTCCTCAACCGACTTATTCGTACTGCGCGAGGTCCTTGCGGAAGAGACTTACCGCGACGTGCTTCCACTCCTGCCCGACAGGGCCTTGCGCGTGGTGGACATCGGCGCGAATCTCGGCGCCACCACGATCTGGCTTTCGCGAAAGGTCCGCCTGAAGCAGGCATTCTGCTTTGAGCCTGAACCTGATTCCTTCCGCTTGCTGCGCTTCAACCTGGCCAAGAACGGTTGTAGTTGCGCCTGCGCCATTCCAAAGGCGGTGGGCGGCAAGTCTCGCACAGCGCGCATGGTGCTGGACGAGCACAGCCCCGGCGGCACGAATATCTATGCCACGCCCGCCGACAACCAGGCGTCGATCGGCAGTTCGATCGAAGTCGTTGCCCTCAGCGAATGGCTCCGCGAGACACCGGATCAGTTCGACCTGCTCAAGATGGACTGCGAGGGAGCCGAGTGGGAAATCGTGCGCAACACTCCAGCTTCTGAACTTGCGCGTTTTGGGGCGGTGGCGGCTGAGATCCACGAAGATCCCGAGAGGCAACAACCTGTCGAGAGTTTCGCGGAACTGATCGAAAGCCGCGGGTTTAAGACCATCCGCTGGGACCGTAAAAGTGCGGGGCTTTATTTTGGAATTAGGGATTCTGAGCGGAAAGCATGA